The stretch of DNA ATAAGGAAGCAAAATAATGGTTCTGTCGTTTATATTAGCTATTGAACTATGATCTCCAGGTTGCCTATATTAAAGTGATTGCTGCTCTATTTTTAATGGACAGCTGTTTTTTTTTGTGAAAATAAAAAATAGTCGGTGGTTTATGATAAGGAAATAAACAGCGAGTGAATGAGTTGAACTAAATTTATATTTTCGAAGAGTACTGTTGGGGCAAGATATTGTGGAAAGTGATTCATACTATTGAAGATAGATAAAATTAAAAAAGCAAAATAATAATTGAAGAAGAGATGATATTATATGACATTTACAATTGGGAAAAAGTTGTTAGCGGGATTTTTGAGTGTTGTCATTTTACTTGGCATTATTAGTTCAATATCATATGTCAACATTAAGAAAGTAGACGAATCTTACTCAGATTTGGTTGATCGGCGGGCAGATATATTAATTAATTCAATGAATATGCAAATCAGTGCATCTAGAGAAGGCGGTAATTTGAGAGGAGTATTAATAAGAGAAAAGGATGCATCGGATTTATTGATACAATCTATCGATAATCTAAATGAGAGCATAAAAGCTACAAGTGATATAGCTTATCAACAAGATCATAAAGATAAATTAAAACAGCTTGAATCAATGAATAATGACTTTATGCAGATGTCAAATGAAGTCATAAATTTGATGGAGAAAGATCCGGAAAAAGCAAATATATATGCAATTGAAGAAGTTATTCCATTATCGAGAGAAATTCGTGATATAGCAGATGGACTCGCAAAAGAGCAAAAAAAACTTATGGATGAAGGAAGTATCGCTAGTTCTGAATTGTCTAATAATGTTGCATCAACTGTTCTTATCCTAAGTATAATTGCTATTGTATTAGCGGTTATTATTGGCGTGGTTATTACTCGAATGCTTACTAAACCTATTTTATCAATAGAAAAAGCGGCATCTGCCATCGCGGAATGTGATCTTACTCAAGAGGATGTTCATGTAAAGAATCGGGACGAATTTAGAAATCTGGCTAGATCATTTAACCAAATGAAGGAGAATCTTCGCCTCTTGGTTCGTGAAGTGAGCCTGGATGCTGAACAAGTAACTGCAACTTCGGAAGAGCTGACTGCCAATGCTGAACAGACGAGTGGTACAACAGAACAAATTACAATCGCAATTCAAGAAGTGGCATTAGGGTCAGAAAAACAACTATCGCATGCTACAGATGTTAATCAATCAGTCGTAGAAATCTCAAGGGGAATGAATCAGGCTGCAGCTTCCATTCGATCCGTTGTAGATTTAACGGCTACAGCGAATGATAAGGCAGTCGCCGGAAATGAAGTGGTTACTCAAACAGTTGAACAAATAAATCTTGTTCAAAAAACTGTTAATGAAACTGAAGAAGTAGTAAATATCCTTGGTGATAAATCAGTTGAAATTGGCCAAATCGTTGAGTTGATTACCCAAATTGCAGATCAGACAAACCTTTTAGCTTTAAATGCTGCAATCGAAGCTGCAAGGGCAGGAGAACATGGAAAAGGGTTTTCAGTAGTCGCTGATGAAGTAAGGAAGTTAGCGGAACAGTCTGGTGAGGCAGCAAGTCAAATACGCGAACTTATTCAAGAGATCCAAATAGAAGCAGATAAAGCTGTGCAATCTATGAATCATGGAGCAACTGTAGTAGATGCGGGCATTAAATTAGTTTATCAATCTGGAAATGCATTCAGTGATATTGTAAAGTCCATTGAACAGATAACTGACGAAACTCAAGAAGTGTCAGCAATTGTAGAACAGGTAAATTCAAGCTCTCAGAATGTGGTAGAAATGGTGGAAGGTGTAGCCATTATTGCTGAAAAATCTGCAGGAAATACACAAAACGTAGCCGCATCAGCAGAAGAACAAAATGCCTCAATGGAAGAAATATCATCTTCAGCGGCAGCTTTAAGTAATATGGCTTTAAATCTACAAACAGCAATTAATAGATTTAAAATTTAGAATCATATTTCATGTGAAATAAATGATACGAATTTATCGCAGATTAACGGGCAGTAAGACCCCCACTTCAAGGATTCGCGTATGCAAAGAAGAGTAAGTGGGGGATCAACTGCCCGTAAATGCCCGATTGGTTCAACTAACCATCAGTGGGGGATGAAGAAAAACCCCCACTGATGGAAGTTTCACTTTATTAAGTTTACCGTTAAATTGAGTCTGATCACGGAAAGCGCGTACACACCCGGAAAATATAGAAAGAATAGTTAACATTTTGTCATTAATGAAAAGTTCTGTGGAGAGAAAAATCTCTGTAGGGCTTTTCTTTTTGTTATTATTATAAATTGGTTAATTATGGTATATTTATTGAGGTAAGGGGGGATTAGAGTGAATACATTTTCAGTTGTAGGCATCGTGATTGTCTTTACAATTTATATACTTGTAGATCAAGTGTATTTGAAAAGACATCTTGGTATCAAAAGCAAATATGAATGGTTATTCTCTGTGAATAGAAAGACCTATGCAAAAATTATTGATTTTTTAATTCTTATTTTATTCATTATTATTTTTTTGAACCTAAATAGTGGTTCGACTTTTCATACTTATTCACCCGTTA from Cytobacillus dafuensis encodes:
- a CDS encoding methyl-accepting chemotaxis protein, with product MTFTIGKKLLAGFLSVVILLGIISSISYVNIKKVDESYSDLVDRRADILINSMNMQISASREGGNLRGVLIREKDASDLLIQSIDNLNESIKATSDIAYQQDHKDKLKQLESMNNDFMQMSNEVINLMEKDPEKANIYAIEEVIPLSREIRDIADGLAKEQKKLMDEGSIASSELSNNVASTVLILSIIAIVLAVIIGVVITRMLTKPILSIEKAASAIAECDLTQEDVHVKNRDEFRNLARSFNQMKENLRLLVREVSLDAEQVTATSEELTANAEQTSGTTEQITIAIQEVALGSEKQLSHATDVNQSVVEISRGMNQAAASIRSVVDLTATANDKAVAGNEVVTQTVEQINLVQKTVNETEEVVNILGDKSVEIGQIVELITQIADQTNLLALNAAIEAARAGEHGKGFSVVADEVRKLAEQSGEAASQIRELIQEIQIEADKAVQSMNHGATVVDAGIKLVYQSGNAFSDIVKSIEQITDETQEVSAIVEQVNSSSQNVVEMVEGVAIIAEKSAGNTQNVAASAEEQNASMEEISSSAAALSNMALNLQTAINRFKI
- a CDS encoding DUF4181 domain-containing protein: MNTFSVVGIVIVFTIYILVDQVYLKRHLGIKSKYEWLFSVNRKTYAKIIDFLILILFIIIFLNLNSGSTFHTYSPVIRTSPMFGMFFLQNVNQGIEELLINRTEKSYYHKFLGSFMILVTFLILFVGERV